In Leptotrichia sp. oral taxon 215 str. W9775, the genomic window ATTCAGAAAGCTGGATTGATACACGTCATCTTGAATATTGGGAAGAATGTATAGATAAGGATTTTAAACCAAAAGATTTAGATGTGCAGGTAGTTATGATACCTGAAAAAATACAGGAAAAAATGAAATAATTATTTGCTATCTTATATTATAAATGGTAAAATAAGAATAGAAATCAATAAAATAAACAGTGAAAGGATGAGAAAATGCTTATAGACAAAGTAAAAGAAGTTAAAATCACTGAAAATATAACTGTTGGAAATGGGAAAATCTTTTTAATAGGAGGACCTTGTGTTATTGAATCTGAAGATTTAGTAATGACAGTTGCAGAAAAAATGAAGGAAATAACAGATAAACTGAATATTCAGTATATATTTAAGGCATCCTTTGATAAGGCAAACAGATCTTCAATCAGTTCTTTTAGGGGACCTGGTCTTGAAAAGGGACTTGAAATACTTTCTAGAGTAAAAGAGAAATATGGAGTAGCACTTGCCACTGATATTCACGAACCATGGCACTGTAAGGAAGCCGCAAAAGTAATAGATATTTTGCAGATACCTGCGTTTCTTTCAAGACAGACAGATTTACTTATAGCTGCAGGAGAAACAGGAAAAGCTGTAAACATTAAAAAAGGTCAATTTTTAGCACCTTGGGATATGAAAAATGTTGTGAAGAAATTTGAAGAAATAGGAAATCCTAATATAATGCTGTGTGAACGTGGAGCAAGTTTCGGATATAACAATCTTGTAGTAGATATGAGAGGATTACTTGAAATGAGAAAATTCGGATATCCTGTTGTCTTTGATGCAACACATTCAGTACAGATACCTGGTGGTCAAGGAGAAACTTCAGGAGGAAACAGAGCATATGTTTACCCTCTTGCAAGAGCTGCAGTGTCAGTTGGAGTCGACGGTATTTTTGCTGAAGTTCATCCGGAACCTGAAAAAGGACTTTCAGACGGTCCGAATATGTTGAGACTTGATGATGTTGAAGAAATATTGAAAAAATTGATAGCATATGATAAATTAACAAAAGAATATTAAATATATTATAAGGAGGAAATTATGAGTTCGAAGTTATTATTAACTCCGGGACCTACAAATATACCGGAAAGATATCTGAAAATATTTGGGGAGGATATCATACATCATAGAACACCTGAATTCAGAAGAATTTTAAAAGAAAACAATGAAAACCTGAAAAAAGTATTCAAAACAAAAAATGATGTGTATACTTTAACAACTTCAGGTACAGGTGCCATGGAGGCTGCTGTAGTAAACTTCTTTTCAAAAGGGGAAAAAGTACTTGTAATTAACACAGGGTATTTTGGAGAAAGATTTGCTAAAATAGCTGAAATTTACGGTTTAGATGTTATTAACCTGAAATATGAATTTGGTGATGGATATGAACTTGACGATGTAAAGAAAATTCTTTCAGAAAATCCGGACTTGAAGGGGATACTTGCTACTCATAGTGAAACATCAGTTGGGATATTAAATGATATAAAAGCATTGGGTGAACTTACAAAAGACACAGATATTTTACTTGTAGTTGATACGATAAGTGGATTGGTGGCAAATGACTTTGATTTTGATGGATGGCATGTGGATGTTGCAATTGCAGGAAGCCAGAAAGCATTTTTAATACCACCTGGACTATCATTTGTTACAGCAAGTGATAAAGCTAAAAAAGCAATGGAAAAATCTGATTTACCA contains:
- the kdsA gene encoding 3-deoxy-8-phosphooctulonate synthase, whose translation is MLIDKVKEVKITENITVGNGKIFLIGGPCVIESEDLVMTVAEKMKEITDKLNIQYIFKASFDKANRSSISSFRGPGLEKGLEILSRVKEKYGVALATDIHEPWHCKEAAKVIDILQIPAFLSRQTDLLIAAGETGKAVNIKKGQFLAPWDMKNVVKKFEEIGNPNIMLCERGASFGYNNLVVDMRGLLEMRKFGYPVVFDATHSVQIPGGQGETSGGNRAYVYPLARAAVSVGVDGIFAEVHPEPEKGLSDGPNMLRLDDVEEILKKLIAYDKLTKEY
- a CDS encoding alanine--glyoxylate aminotransferase family protein; amino-acid sequence: MSSKLLLTPGPTNIPERYLKIFGEDIIHHRTPEFRRILKENNENLKKVFKTKNDVYTLTTSGTGAMEAAVVNFFSKGEKVLVINTGYFGERFAKIAEIYGLDVINLKYEFGDGYELDDVKKILSENPDLKGILATHSETSVGILNDIKALGELTKDTDILLVVDTISGLVANDFDFDGWHVDVAIAGSQKAFLIPPGLSFVTASDKAKKAMEKSDLPKYYLSIKQYEKYFDEMTETPYTPAISLIIALNYSLKDLLAKGIENCIKEKYELRKYIEEKAQKLGFNLLVKEEKNRTNTLISVYREGVIIKDIINALEEKGFTVTGGKGKYAASLMRIGILGEITKEQVDDFFVIFEEELKKQIG